One region of Primulina tabacum isolate GXHZ01 chromosome 17, ASM2559414v2, whole genome shotgun sequence genomic DNA includes:
- the LOC142530679 gene encoding uncharacterized protein LOC142530679, translating into MAIEVFSDTPNLVISPRISFSHDLSPNNIVPIEQYLRSNNSSIDFDFCVFKESFGQDPSSADELFSDGKILPIQIKKPQPPPPPPAKTAAAPPPPPPPPASKHTITPYFKTRKPISEYEEKHSSKSSFWGLKRSTSLNGGGGHGRGLFPLTLLSRSNSTGSNANIKRSNNTKQSLVRSSSCSLQKPPLRKSNHASYCYGVKIHPVLNVPPANLFGLGSIFNYSGTNKSKKK; encoded by the coding sequence ATGGCGATCGAAGTTTTCTCCGACACCCCCAACCTGGTAATAAGTCCCCGGATCTCATTTTCACACGATCTCTCACCAAACAACATAGTTCCCATCGAACAATATCTTCGATCCAACAATTCTAGCATCGATTTCGATTTCTGTGTCTTCAAAGAAAGCTTTGGCCAAGATCCCTCCTCCGCCGACGAGCTCTTCTCCGACGGAAAAATCCTCCCCATTCAAATCAAGAAACCACAGCCTCCACCTCCCCCGCCTGCTAAAACAGCGGCGgcgccaccaccaccacctccccCGCCAGCAAGCAAGCACACAATTACTCCCTACTTCAAAACAAGAAAACCCATATCGGAATATGAAGAAAAACACAGCAGCAAATCATCGTTCTGGGGGCTAAAGCGCAGCACGAGTTTGAACGGCGGCGGCGGACACGGGCGGGGTTTGTTTCCATTGACGCTTCTGTCTCGGAGCAACTCAACAGGTTCCAATGCTAACATTAAACGGTCGAACAATACGAAGCAGAGCTTGGTCAGATCATCATCTTGTAGCCTGCAGAAGCCGCCATTGAGGAAGAGTAATCATGCTTCGTATTGCTACGGGGTTAAAATCCATCCTGTTCTTAACGTTCCTCCGGCGAATCTCTTTGGTTTGGGTTCTATCTTTAATTATAGTGGCACTAATAAGAGCAAGAaaaagtga